A part of Actinoallomurus bryophytorum genomic DNA contains:
- a CDS encoding arabinofuranosidase catalytic domain-containing protein yields the protein MRLSNVRLTGRRCSPAAVAATVLAVLVTVVIWVTPASAAGTGPCDIYASGGTPCVAAHSTTRALYGAYGGNLYQVRRASDNTTRDVGLLSTGGVANAAVQDSFCTGTTCVVTVVYDQSGHGNDLWYQGSSQVPGSSQSSPAKATSESLTVGGHKAYSLYINPGNSYWRDGHLTGVPTGSAPEGEYMVTSGTHVNGGCCFDYGNSETTRKADNAGAMDAINFSTSCWFGGCSGNGPWVQADLEWGLYPGGSQSWNSAQRAFTNPYVTATLKNNGTSRFALKGSSAQSGGLTTLWDGSLPSGYSPMRKQGAIVLGSGGDCCKPGGGANLSAGTFYEGAMVAGYPSDATENAVQANITAAGYGSGGSSGGFPSGNHQLAGTNGLCLDVYGDSSASGAAIDQWTCNGQSNQQFTFVPGSNGYGELQAQHSGQVVAVANNATASGTPDIVQQTRSGSSGSMWKPLQQSDGSWEFQNAGSGLCLDVYNASGTLGQQLDQWPCKNAPGTNQDFSPR from the coding sequence ATGCGACTCTCGAATGTTCGCCTCACGGGCCGGCGGTGCTCACCGGCGGCCGTCGCGGCGACCGTGCTCGCGGTGCTGGTGACCGTGGTCATATGGGTGACGCCGGCGTCGGCGGCCGGCACCGGCCCGTGCGACATCTACGCCTCGGGCGGCACGCCCTGTGTCGCCGCGCACAGCACCACCCGCGCGCTGTACGGCGCGTACGGCGGCAACCTCTACCAGGTCCGGCGCGCCTCCGACAACACGACGCGGGACGTCGGCCTGCTCAGCACCGGCGGCGTCGCCAACGCCGCCGTGCAGGACTCGTTCTGCACCGGCACCACCTGCGTCGTCACCGTTGTGTACGACCAGTCCGGGCACGGGAACGACCTGTGGTACCAGGGCTCGAGCCAGGTGCCCGGGTCCAGCCAGAGCAGCCCGGCGAAGGCGACCTCGGAGTCACTGACGGTCGGCGGCCACAAGGCGTACTCGCTCTACATCAACCCCGGCAACAGCTACTGGCGGGACGGCCACCTGACGGGTGTCCCGACCGGCAGCGCGCCCGAGGGCGAGTACATGGTGACCAGCGGCACGCACGTCAACGGCGGCTGCTGCTTCGACTACGGCAACAGCGAGACGACCCGGAAGGCCGACAACGCCGGCGCGATGGACGCGATCAACTTCAGCACCTCGTGCTGGTTCGGCGGCTGCTCCGGAAACGGGCCCTGGGTCCAGGCCGACCTGGAATGGGGCCTGTATCCGGGCGGCAGCCAGTCCTGGAACTCCGCCCAGCGCGCCTTCACCAACCCCTATGTCACGGCGACGCTGAAGAACAACGGCACATCCCGCTTCGCCCTCAAGGGCAGCAGCGCGCAGTCCGGCGGCCTGACCACCTTGTGGGACGGTTCGCTGCCCAGCGGCTACAGCCCCATGCGCAAACAGGGCGCGATCGTCCTCGGTAGCGGCGGCGACTGCTGCAAGCCCGGCGGTGGCGCGAACCTCAGCGCCGGCACGTTCTACGAGGGCGCCATGGTCGCGGGCTACCCGTCCGACGCCACCGAGAACGCGGTCCAGGCCAACATCACGGCCGCCGGCTACGGCTCCGGCGGAAGCAGCGGCGGCTTCCCCAGTGGCAACCACCAGCTGGCCGGCACCAACGGGTTGTGCCTGGACGTGTACGGGGACTCCTCGGCGTCGGGCGCGGCGATCGACCAGTGGACCTGCAACGGCCAGTCCAACCAGCAGTTCACGTTCGTGCCCGGCTCGAACGGCTACGGCGAGCTGCAGGCGCAGCACTCGGGCCAGGTCGTCGCGGTGGCGAACAACGCGACGGCGTCCGGGACACCGGACATCGTGCAGCAGACACGGAGCGGATCCTCGGGCAGCATGTGGAAGCCATTGCAGCAGTCCGACGGGTCCTGGGAGTTCCAGAACGCGGGCAGCGGCCTGTGCCTGGACGTCTACAACGCGAGCGGCACCCTGGGCCAGCAGCTCGACCAGTGGCCGTGCAAGAACGCCCCCGGCACCAACCAGGACTTCTCTCCCCGCTGA
- a CDS encoding endo-1,4-beta-xylanase, with protein sequence MTTRKSQIRPGRRFGLVTAAVLAMVVALCTTTPAGAATTLRGLAEAKGRYFGTALTRSDLSNGSETSIAGTQFDMVTPGNEMKWDTTEPSNGSYNFGPGDQIVSFAQSRSMRVRGHNLVWHAQLPGWVTSLPLSQVQGAMESHITTEATHYRGKLYAWDVVNEPFNEDGTLRHDVFYNAMGTNYIADALRTAHAADPDAKLYLNDYNIEGQNAKSNGMYSLAQSLLSQGVPLNGIGLESHFIVGQVPSSLQANMQRFVALGLDVAVTELDDRIQLPASSSALQQQATDYGNVVKACLAVSRCVGVSQWGVDDGHSWIGGTFPGYGAATMYDAGYQPKPAYNATVTALGGSSGGGGGTGSGALRAVGAGRCLDVPNASATPGVQVQIYDCSGGSNQSWTLSSSGQLSVSSGGATLCLDAYDNQTSAGTKVETWTCNGAANQQWRLNSNGTVTGVQSGLCLDVTSGATANGSLVELWTCNGQSNQQWTLG encoded by the coding sequence ATGACGACGAGGAAGAGTCAGATCAGACCGGGCAGGCGCTTCGGTCTGGTCACCGCCGCGGTGCTCGCGATGGTCGTGGCGCTCTGCACGACGACGCCGGCCGGGGCGGCGACGACGCTGCGCGGGCTGGCCGAGGCGAAGGGCCGTTACTTCGGCACCGCCCTGACCCGGAGCGACCTGAGCAACGGGTCAGAGACGAGCATCGCCGGGACCCAGTTCGACATGGTGACCCCGGGCAACGAGATGAAGTGGGACACCACCGAACCCTCGAACGGGAGCTACAACTTCGGGCCCGGCGACCAGATCGTCTCCTTCGCCCAGTCCCGCAGCATGCGGGTACGCGGGCACAACCTGGTCTGGCACGCCCAGCTCCCCGGCTGGGTGACCAGCCTGCCACTGAGCCAGGTGCAGGGCGCGATGGAGTCCCACATCACCACCGAGGCCACGCACTACCGCGGCAAGCTGTACGCCTGGGACGTGGTCAACGAGCCGTTCAACGAGGACGGCACCCTGCGCCATGACGTGTTCTACAACGCGATGGGCACGAACTACATCGCGGACGCGCTGCGTACGGCGCACGCCGCGGACCCGGACGCGAAGCTGTACCTGAACGACTACAACATCGAGGGCCAGAACGCCAAGAGCAACGGCATGTACTCCCTGGCGCAGTCGCTGCTGTCCCAGGGCGTGCCGCTGAACGGCATCGGGCTCGAAAGCCACTTCATCGTCGGCCAGGTGCCCTCCTCCCTGCAGGCGAACATGCAGCGGTTCGTGGCCCTCGGGCTGGACGTGGCGGTCACGGAGCTGGACGACCGCATCCAGCTGCCGGCCTCCAGCTCGGCCCTCCAGCAGCAGGCCACCGACTACGGCAACGTCGTCAAGGCGTGCCTCGCGGTCTCCCGCTGCGTGGGCGTCTCCCAGTGGGGCGTCGACGACGGGCACTCCTGGATCGGCGGCACCTTCCCTGGGTACGGCGCCGCGACCATGTACGACGCCGGCTACCAGCCCAAGCCCGCCTACAACGCCACCGTCACCGCCCTCGGCGGCTCCTCCGGCGGTGGTGGCGGTACCGGTAGTGGTGCGCTGCGTGCCGTGGGGGCGGGCCGGTGCCTGGACGTGCCGAACGCGAGCGCGACTCCGGGTGTTCAGGTGCAGATCTATGACTGTTCGGGTGGTTCGAACCAGTCCTGGACCTTGAGCTCTTCGGGTCAGTTGTCGGTCAGCAGCGGCGGGGCGACGCTGTGCCTGGACGCGTATGACAACCAGACGTCCGCGGGGACGAAGGTGGAGACGTGGACGTGTAACGGCGCGGCGAACCAGCAGTGGCGGCTGAACTCCAACGGCACGGTGACCGGGGTGCAGTCCGGGCTGTGCCTGGACGTGACCAGCGGCGCCACCGCCAACGGCTCCCTGGTGGAGCTGTGGACCTGCAACGGCCAGTCCAACCAGCAGTGGACCCTGGGCTAA